The Gadus morhua chromosome 18, gadMor3.0, whole genome shotgun sequence DNA segment gggccatttgagcacggttaggtgtgaaaacggccaacggccacggccagatggcctagtgtgagtgcaccctgagTGATTGAGCGAGTGCGcgattgagtgagtgagcgagcgagcgagtgattGCGCgagcgagcgtgcgtgcgtgcgaggcAGACCTGAGGTGAGCACACAGTCCACATAGCGGCTGTCCAGCAGGCTGCTGTAGAACTCCTCCCGGACGGCCTCCAGCTTCTTGTCGAAGCAGGGCGCCAGCACCACGTGGAACACCTTCTCCGCGCTCAGCTtctggaggacagagaggagacgaAGACATCAGGCCCCTTCTGACACACAAATAACTGAAGACTTCCGGAGAAGAATCATAGTTTTTATCACAAGGAGGAATAATAAGCAACTTTAGAATTTATACGGTTTGTCCATACTTTAGCATTTATCTAAGCATCTATTCCTGTTTTCCTGAGCACTagtttgtatatgtatgtattgtattatatcCTGTGTCTTCCACTGCTGTAATAACACAGGAATTTCCCCttcgggattaataaagttgtatctatCTATTGATCTATCTATGACCTCAGTAAGGTAGCTTCTGGATATGCAAAAGTTGGACTACAACACACGTACTTATTTGAGAGAATGACTGAGTTATTTGTTAAGATTAGTAACTAATAAATCAGATACACAAGAGAAATTACTAATGAATCATCAACCCCTTTATATAACGTTGATAACGACATTCCTCAAGGTTTAAACATTAAGAGAACCACGGCAGTGATGCAGTGTGTTGTCTGAGGTGTCCCCAGGCCACCTCAGACTCTCTGCTTGTTGAGTGATGACTCATTGTAGTTCAGAGCTCCTACCTGCTGCTGGGAGATGTAGTCTTTGACCAGGCAGCCCATGATCTGCTGGGGAGACCTGGCTGTGCAGATGTGTGGGGTGACCAGATTGCCAAGCACGCGCTCTGCATACCGGATCCAacctacagacacagacacagacacttttAATTAGTTACATTATTGTGAAATTACACTGGCCTTCTCAAACCAGAAGTATTGTAATACTTTTGTAACCCAAATATAGCTACCTGTTCAAATTAAGCAGCATATTTTCCTTAAGTATAGAAAGGCGTAGAGAACAATGTCGAATGAACTAGAAACCTTTACTATGATTATATAGCTGCCTCTACCCTTGAACCTTATATTTTATCTATTGTACATGAAGCTCTCAATGACGGTTCTTGATAGAATAAAGGTTAGATCAAATAAAGTAGATAAATAAATTACACAGTGtatgtgtttagtgtgtgtgtgtttgtatgcgtatgtatgtatgtatgtatgtatgtatgtatggatgtgtATGTCCGTGTCCATATCTCCGGTGGAAGGTGTGGTGGGGCCAGAACAGTATCTCTAGCCAACAGCTTTTTCTCCCCCTCATATCTCTGCTCTGAGCTCTAAAGAAAGGAAGACCTGTATTTAGCAAATCCATTTGATAACGGGCCCGACCTTGAACACACAAAGAGCCACTTTGAGCAGAGCCTTGAGGAGGCACGCAGGGTTCAGAACGAACCAGAAGGGGGGAGGTTCCCATGTTCAGAGCGCACAGGCCCCCGTCCCGTCTGCCCCCGGGCACCGAGCTCTGAGCACTGTTTACCAGGAGCCCAGTGTAATCGCTCTGTTGTGGGCCAATTATCCACAATGTAAAGCGAAGGTGGCCCCCCAAAGAGGCTGCTGGTTTGATCCCAAGCTCTAACTGATACTAAAAGGCAGTCCCAACCGGGACTGGCAAActgcatatgtgtatgtttatcttaaaagatagatagatggttAATGGACTGCAGTTTTATAGCgcatttctaaccagtggccactcacagctctttacaatactgcctaacgTTCACCTATTCatacacccattcatacaccaacggcagagtcaaccatgcaaaacgacagccagctcgtcaggagcagtcagggtgaggcgtctttttcagggacacctcgaactAGCATCTTCCGGTagccagccaacccgctctagcTCCTGAGCTACATGCCGCCCATACATTTCtctacatccatccatcattccatccatacacacacaagccactTTGAATGTCTATATTAGGATCAACAAGTGATGGACAAGATCTAAGTCACAATCcaactttttttaacccaaaagcCAAATTAATTTGACCATCTCCATCTGGGAATTCCGCCCCTGCATCCCAATAAAACACAGCCGTCTGACCGAGTGGAACCACGGGACAGGTGTACGTTGTGAGGGTTTACCTGGGCAGGAGGAGGTGACCACGGGACAGGTGTACGTTGTGAAGGCGTACCTGGGCAGGAGGAGGTGAACATGGGCAGGGCCTGCGAGTCGTGGTGTCTCCGTCGGTACCTCTGGACAAACTCCCGTTGGCTCTCCAGGATGCTGAAGCCCGCGGCCACCGTGGTGTCGAACACATACTGCACacctgcagagacacacacacaggttacaaCACATACTGCTcacctgtagacacacacaggttacaACAACGCATACTGCAcacctgtagacacacacaggttacaACAACACATACTGCAcacctgtagacacacacaggttacaACAACACATACTGCACACCTGCAGAGGTTACTAGCATCACCAAGCAAGGAGTCAAGCTCATTCAGGAGAGTTGTAGTGCCGGATTTCCCCCGCAATTGTTGACATAAAGGTTATGGTTTCTAGAGTTTCGACAGAAAGTCACACATGATTGTTTTTCCTCAAGTCGCAGGCGAAAGAAGCCTTCCAAGTGTTATCATCaaggttttgttttatatccgTGTTTATCTCCAAGCTTGTGCACGTGAACTTCCCAAGTCTGGAGACTGCGGATGCAAGTCTATTGTTGATGCATGAATGCAGGCTCAACTACGTACATAACGTGCAGCCCTAGGGATGTTGTGACATCATGGAACTCAAGTATGAAAGAGGCGAGTTCGCTCACTCTAAATTGCTCCCACTTTCACAGATAAAAACAACGTCAACCTTCCGATCGCCCTCGGATCCTCGTCCCCATCATGGAACTCACCCAGGCTCTTGAGGAAGCCACAGAGCTTGCGGGTGGCCTCTGCGATGTCCAGGTCAAACTTCACGGCAAAGAAAGGCAAGGACTGAGGACACAGcgacaccaccagcaccttgTGTTCAGCCGCATCGCACTTCTGGGACCACGACAGGGGAAGAGAAAGCATTGTTTACTTAAAGCACATTGTGAAAGTAACAACAAACCTCATGTTTCCGTTCAAGATGGTACAAGTTGTTCCCATGCTGAAATGGCTACCGATATAACACgacaagaacataaaaaaatggTTAATTCATTATTAATCAGTACCAACCCTAACAAATCTGTAGAaaatgtttgaaataaaaaGCCCTGAATAACTGTTGAAAGTCAATCAACCATGTAATGCAAACAGCATAGCGTTGGTAAACAATAGAGCTTATAAAATGAATTATGGGCCATTCCAATAAGTCATGCCGGCGCAAAGTATAGATTACACTATTAAGGTAAAAagatacaataagtgcgtacttTAAGTGCcatgacgtacaacatacaataagtgcgtaagaggagtgtgaggggtgtgtgtgtgtgtgtgtgtgtgtgtgtgtgtgtgtgtgtgtgtgtgtgtgtgtgtgtgtgtgtgtgtgtgtgtgtgtgtgtgtgtgtgtgtgcagagtctAGGTATACTCTGAACACGCGAGTCTTGAGTCTTGAGGGGGAGTCACCTTGTTCAGCGCCAGAATGCGGTTGAGCTCCTCCAGGTTCTGCTGGCCGATCTTCAGGCTCTCCTCCTCAGACACACAGCCGTCGCACGAGAGACACGCGCTCAGCAGAGGCTGGGAGTCCCCGCTCGCCTGCAGCAGGGGGGAGACAAGGGGAGACAAGGGGAGAccgggggagaccaggggggagacagtTATGACAAGGTTATGAGGACTTTGAATTAATACTTTGTAATTTCACATGCAGGCAAACTATTTGCTGGTTGTGTATTAATTCTAAGACACAATCTactcagtaaaaaaaaaaatcgcaaaCCAAAATacgtaaaaacatttttttttactaatcaATCAATAAAGTAGAATAATGAACGGTTCTTACCTCGCCGTTGGCCTCATGGTGCTCCTCGGCCGTAGCGACAACTCCGTCGTTCTTCTTGTTACACTGCAGTCATTTAAACCGTTAGTCACCGATagcaaaacacgtttttgaAAATATGACAAAAGAATCAAACAGGAAACTGAAGGCAAAATTGGAGCCTGCTTGGCCTTTCACCTGCTTGGTACAGTTTTCacacttctccttcctcttggCTGAGGCGGCCTCAGACATTTTTCCACCCACAGTTCTCTGTGaagtgagaaacacacacacaggcattcatGACAACCTCGTTATACAGCTTCCCACCACCATTCTTCTCTCCGAGTAGCGACAGGACGATTGTACTTTGCTGCTCGGAATAGAGACACCCTGCTGTGACTGTGACTGGGGACAACCACCCATCTCAGCCAGCCTGCTTATCTGAACcagggcagcagcagctgcctTTATAGCGGAAAGGCAGTGGACTGCAGGAAGGCACTGAAGGCAGAGCGGTTTTTATCATCATCACAACTCCGTGACTCAGTGCAATTACAGTGTGGTGAGAGATACACAGTAGATTATTTACATCACATTGAGGAGCGAGTCAACACGACGGGGACTGACGTCAgtggctggtgtgtgtgagaaataccTAGGCCCAGCTACAATGCAGACAATATGTCATTATAGCCATCAAGGAACAATGTCCCCACAAGACACATTCATGACCAAATCCCGCATAGTAGGATAATAGATTTAGTAATGACTGCAGCTATATGAAAAGCTGCAGTTGTGAAACAAACTCAttgtcatcgtcatcatcatatCAGCCAGGAGATTTCGGCTGCAAAAACGAGCCAACAAATGATGAACAGTCAGGGACAACTCACCGGTTGACTTTGAATATTCTTCCTCGGCCCAGGGCACCAGGTGGTGAAGGAGATGCATGAGTCAATGATCAGGAGGTCAGTGCCATCCCTGAGAGCAGGTGACCAGAGACACTCACACCCCCACCGCTCAGTAAAACCACACCGCTGACTCACACACGGTGGACGGAGTCCCTGGCAGTCCCTGTTACCGGTGTGCAGTCCGTCGGCCTGTCCTTCAGGTCTTTTGGGTAATTTGGCAGACACTCGTTACGCGCATGGTTCGGCGCTCAGCAGCACGTAGCCATTGTGTGGCCCGGCGTATCCAGTGCGCCTGCGCGTACTACATAACATTAAGTATTGCACTGAACCGCacaacaatttatttattttttaaataataaagctGGGTATTTTCTTACAGCTTTCAGGCAGGTGGATTTATTTTTCAGTGTTTAGTTGTAATTGCCGGATTAAAACCTAAAAAGTGACGACGCGCTGTCGTCCAATCAGAAGAGAGGCGCCAAGGCAGGAAGTAGAGCCATCAGATGAATGACTTCCTTATCATTTCACTATTACTTGTTTCCTTCTTCTCTTGGGCTCAAGCTTCGTGACTAGGCAGTGTTCTTATATCCATTAAAAGTATAAGGTAGGTACCTGTAgagtatatgtgtgcatgtgtgtgatcatGAGCCTACTAACCTGGAGCattaaacacacatatgcacattgTTGATCCAGGCAGATTGGGATGTTGGGTCTGCTGCAATAGCCTTCTATTCAAGGCTAACCCTGGTCCTAAACTGACTTCAGTATTTTCCCGTAGTTTGTTCAGCAACATTTCAGAGCAGcaacatttgtgtgtttgtgtgtgtgcgtgtgtgtgtgtgtgtgtgtgtttgtgtgtgtatatgtatattatatatctatatagagaTATAAGTATGAAGAtatgtaatgtatgtatgtctgagcaatatgctgtgtgtgtttgtttgtgtgtgtgtgtgtgtgtgcaaatgtgtatatatatatatatatatatatatatatatatatatatatatatatatatatatatatatatgtatgaatatatgtaatgtgtgtgtgtgtgtgtgtgtgtgtgtgtgtgtgtgtgtgtgtacgcatatatgtatgcatgtatgtatgtctgaGCATGCTTACTGTGTTTATGTATTCAGTAACGGACCacattgcccccccccacctccagatGGGGTACATGACCGTGGAGGAGCACAGCTCCACCATGCTTCACCTGAGGAGGAGCCCTGGGATCCGCTCCTGGTCGCTCCTCGTTGGTAAACACTCTTTGCTTCCTCCACATGAATATTTAATCCACATGAATATTTAATCCACGTGAAATATGATAGAGACGCCTATGGATCGTCAATCTGTGTTTGCTGATTTTCTACCCttgtatgtctgtctctttcccctgctgtatttaaatatataatcgTGTTCATTTTATTGTTCTACGACCAGGTATAACATCGATCGGTCTGGCAGCAGCCTACTACAGCTCAGGTAAACGCAACTCCATCCTCATAACCTTGAGTCTCAATCAATAAAATGTGATTACTTTTTATTTGTACAGCCCTttatcacagttacagtctcaaagggacTACTGCCCGACTACTCTTAGTCCATCATCGGCATCAAttaatggactgcatttgtACAGCgattttctaaccagtggccactcaaagtgctttacaatagtgcctcacattcacccattcattcacacattcacacaccgactgcgggatcaaccacgcagggcgacagccaggaGCAGTGAGGtcgaggcgtcttgctcagggacacctcgacgctcagctaggaggagccggggatcaaactagcaacctcccggttaccagtcaacccgctctacctcgcTCTGCCTCccaactgctcccgacgagctggttgTCTTAACCGACAGTGTTCGAATGTACGtatgcatgaatgggtgaatgtcaggcaataatTGTATCGCACTTTGAGTTGAGGGCACAGGTTAGAAAAGCTCTGTATTAGGGCACCCCGTGGCGCACCGGGTAGAGGGCGTGCCATAAAGGCACCGTGCTgatcgcagcgacccgggttcgatcccAGCTCCCTGTGGGCCTTTAAACCTTAATAAAAGAAAaccgctgtataaatgcagtcctttGCCATTTTGCATGCCGCCCCATCATAACCTTCCACCCAGCACCTCTGGGGCCTACTCACCCACCTTGCCCCTGTGTGCCCTGCAGACAGCCTGCTGTGGAAGCTGTTCTACGTGGCCGGCTGCCTGTTTGTGGCCGTTCAGAAcatggaggagtgggaggaggccGTGTTCGACAAGGGCAGCCGGCGCATCGAGCTGAAGACCTTCAGCCTGTACGCCCTCATCCTCACCCTGTGGAGGCGGGGCCACGAGATAGGTAacggcgcgcgcgtgtgcgtctgcgcacgcgcgcgtgtgtgtgtgtgtgtgtgttcccagacGCTAGACATGCATCAAAGGGCTTGTGTAAGAGAAAGCAACAGTAGTAATAGTAGACTActaatagtagcagtagtagcctactaatagtaggagtagtagtagaaTACTAATAGTAGAAGTAGTATGTAGTAGTAGAATACTAATAGTAGAAGTAGTatgtagtattagtagtaggtggtgtgaaaatgacaaatgtaCATTACATCCTTCATTTCTGGGGCGTTTGTTGGGTTTGTGTGCTCAGTGGTGCTGGACCTGGAGCACCTGCGGGACGTGTGCgtccaggaggagaaggtgcGCTACCTGGGGCGCGGCTACGTCCTGGTGCTGCGGCTGGCCACCGGCTTCTCCTACCCGCTGACGCAGAGCGCCACCATGGGGGGGCGCAGGTGAGTACCTGGAATGCCTGCGGGGGCCGCCATTAGGCGGACCAAAGTGTTGGCTTACAACCTTtcatacacacgttcacacaccgacggcggagtcgaccacgcagggcgacagccagctcgtcaggagcggtCAGAGTGAGaagtcttgctcaaggacacctcgacactctgtaagagcaaggaggagcaggggatctAACCTTCCAACCCCGCCTCTTACAGTGGTTTAAATGTACATAATGTACTGTAGTGTAAAACATTTGGGTTGAACATGTACAAAATCAAGATGTTTTTGTTCATGGTGGTTTCAATGGTTTGTTCATGGTGGTTTCAATGGTTTGTTCATGGTGGTTTCAAAGGTTTCCTGCATTTTTATGCATGAATTGTGTTTATGCATAATACCGATGCATTGTACCTTAATAGTGTTCAAGGCAAAGCAAAAAGTCATGCAATTAAAATTATACACAGGTACAAAGTAGTAACCAATTGGAAATGTACTTTAGTATTACATATACTTATTGTACACAACAAATTGCAAGATTTCAATGGTTTGTGTATCTATATTGATACACAAACCCATACCTCCAGAGCCTATTAACTGTGATTGAGGGATTTTCATGGCTTGGTCTGCCAGTGATGTTTCATCAATGGTGATGCGTGGGTGCGGTTTTCCAGAAACCCAGCTTTACACCTGCCTGATCCCTTCAGATCAAACATCAGGCTTATACATCAAAGGattaaaataacatttgttGCTGATCCAAATGTGGTTGGCCTGatttatatttgtatgcatTCTATCATTTGTATTCAAAAGCATACACATGTACTGCAACACCGCACAAACATTCGCACACCCTATTTGCATGTTCATGTGTTAGATCAACTTGAGTGAGGGATGTTGTGTGTTCAACTGCGGTCGACTGTCGACTGTCGTCTGTCCGTGACTGGTCGACTGTCCGTGACggcggtctctctctgtgtgacccCCAGCGACGTGGAGGCCGTTGGGGCCCTGCTCAAGCGCTTCCTGGGAGTGGAGGAGCTCCAGAGACGCATGAAGCAGGAGGAAGACGATGccctggtggaggaagaggaggaggatctgGACCACAGCAGCGACTCTCAGGACGAACCCTTGACCGCTCAATAAGCTGTTGTAGGGACGTGGCTCGATAAGAAAAAGAAGATACATTCTAGCCGAAGTTGCATACATAGGCCACAGCTCTGGCATTCCTCTAAGTGCTGTTTTCAGAGATCTATTGTCGAGATGACGTCGTCGGTTTTTGTGCCTCTCTGTTAAACTGTAATGTATGTTTGTCTGGGTAAGCTGTTCAAAAAACGGCTTCCCACAGTAAAACGGGCCACCCCGTAGATAATCACCCTTTCGCATGTTTATACACCAACCCATTACTCAAGTGCCTGTAAACTATAATTGAGCATGAAGGATTGCCATGGCTTTGGTCTGCCAGCAATGGTTTTTTTTTGGTACGGGAGACGATtaaatgcttttgttttgttttgtttttggttgcgtgtgtgtgtgcatttgtgtgcacatatttatttattgactcTATTTTTGTTCCAAACCAAAGAATCAAGTCAACCTCAGGAAAATGCTCCCAAACAAAAAGGGAATTAACAGGAATTCAGCCTATCACTGCATCCCAGCCGTACATGAGCGAGAGTGCTTCAAATAACCCTGGAAGTTTAGTTTTGCAACttgattttacattttttactgtcaataaaacgtttttttaaataaaagatcTCCTTTCACTTCACCGATGACGACAATGCAGATGACGATAATGATGCAGATGATAGTGACTATGAtgcagataataataatgatgacgaTTTAGTTCAACGTGTGTGGGCATGGGAGCAACATGTTTAATCATGCTGCTCTATTTCCCCAGTGCAGCTTAAAAACATGAGTGTGTCCCGGGCACACAGCAGAACTCAGCCTCCAGAACGTCTATGCTGCAGCCAGGGGGGCCAGCATGGGGCCAGCAGGGGGGCCAGTGGAGGGGGCAGCATGGGGGCCAGAGGAGGGCCAGCCTGGGGCCATGAGGGGGCCTTTGTGACCTCGCTCACTGCTGCGGCACCATCTCCGGCAGACAGACGCTGATCTCCTCTGTGATGCGGCGCAGCGGCTCGGCCACGGGGCTGAGGTGCTGCTCCATCCACTCCTGGGCGGTGGAGTCCGGGTACAGGCGCTCCATCTCCACCCTGGCCACACCCGCCCGCTCCTCCAGCATGGTCAGCagcctgcagagagagggagggagggagggagggagggagggagggaatggaaTGGAAGCCAAGATGGGAAATTGGGCGATATTGTGCTGAATTGAACGGTTTGTAAATGCCTCGCTCCCCCGTGGACATTTGCATTTGCCACGACAGCACTGGGATCGTAGGGAGGGAGATGTTTGAGCGGCATTAGCAGTTAGGGGGGTATAGTAGCCTCAGTGACCTGTCTGAAACGACTTAGTTCCAGCACAACAGAGAATACATAGAACCAACTTATCCACAAGCAACGATCCACTAGCTCATTACAAATTCAACAAGTACTTTTTTCTGTGTAGTCATCACCTTTGTCCAAAATGTACTTAATCAACTCAATCTAAAGAGTAAACCCCATCCCCTCTTGTCCCAATCAATCCAAGGATTACACTTTTTTAGATCGAGCTTCTCTACATCGATTCGATCCACGGAGAAGCTGCAGCATCAGCTCTGAAGCCGAGTGAAGGCTGCAGGGAGGAGGGTGTGAGGTTCAAGGTTCCATCAGCGCTGACGGGGAAAAGATTTTGTTTACGTGGTGGCTTGGCTCTGGATCTGCATGCAGATGAGGGGGTTGATGGCCCGTCTCTGGCGGTGGTAGGGGCTGAACCATCCTCTCACATACCTGCCAGAAGAACACATTCACATGGTTTAAGCTTTTGTTTTATTCAAAAGGGAACCGTCGCACTATGCTATATGCTATTTTATATGCTGTTTGATATGCTATTTTCTTTAAAACAATCTGTTTCTGGGATAGTCAGGGCAAAGTGGACCATTGACGATAACATAAATCAGGGGGCGATCGTTTTGTGAAAATTGAACGGATGTTGCAGTTCTTTTGACAACCCGAGTATGAGGCAGTAGGACTCGTCTCTTTTAAACGACAATAGTTTCCTTTCCCCTTTAACAAGGCACAGCACCAGGACGGGTTATTTCTGGGGTTATGGTTGCCCAATGGATCCCTACCACAGAAATCTTTCCTCCAAAATCATTACTGTATTTTCACCGAACTGTGAAAGTGTTATGAATGTATTCTATCATAAGTCATTCCCAACTCTCCCTATTCATAAAATGCAATCATAATACTGTATTTATGCTACCATGCAGAGCCAAGCGAGGCCTGGTGTACTATGGGGAGCTGTGAGGAGGGCATTGGAGCCGGCGTGCCGTGGCGTTCCTCACATGCTGCTCTCAAAGTGGCGCACGTCCTCCGAGTTCAGCAGCTGGGACAGCTCCACGACGGAGACCGCGAGCCTCCGCCCGGCGAAGAGAGAGTCCTCCGCGGGGGTCCTAGCAGAGAGCAGGGACACGGTCAGAAGGTTCAAGTCACTGACCTCGTCTACGCAACTCTAAGAAGAAAACCTGCCATgattcaaagtcaaagtcaaagtcagctcGCTTGTCAAACCAACAAATGTGAAAGACAAATAGAGGAATCAAAATGTTGTTTGTCTCTGACTCGCGGTGCATTCAGTATAAAAGGATACAGTTAGGTAAAACAAAATAAGGAGGAGAAACAacaaggagaaacaacaatatatctctgtcggcaCAGTAAGGGTTTtcacagaaccaagtgccaagcactaacaagcactaggttaacccgttccccgtatGCAACAGAGATAGGTAGGATAAGCTCTACACAATTTCTTTCTTTACCTTAccttattgtattttaatgttaGTGGGGCATCCTTCATAAGCCCTCTGGGGATTCTTTTGTCCCACCCGTGCGTTTATGTATGTCTTTGTGCATCTTTTATTGctattttaatttacttgttTATCTTGCGCAAAGaaataaaactaaactaaaccaaaCTAAAAAATGCTAAGTACTACCTTTTTCAGGCTCACCTGTCTAAGGTATCCATCTCAACGGAGGAGATGTCCAGGGCCCCGGTCACGGCTGCCTGGACCTGGGGCCCGAAGTGTCCCTGGATGAGGGTCTGGAGGCAGGAGGCCAGCGAGGGCAACGCCAGCGGCATCAGCTCACACAGGACGGACATGTGGTCGTACCTGGGCATGGGGAAGGTCAGGGGCAGCTGAGGCAGCCGGCTCACAGTGTTTCAGATGGAGAGAAGTGctgtcctgtgtttgttacaggTGACAGGAGGTGTGTAACGTTGTTTTCCGTTAAGTCAGACATTATCAGGAGGAATAACGAGAACTAACGTTCACGACGTTCCACCCACAAACATCTCTGGTCGTACCACCACTCCCGAACCCAAGCCTTATCCTGCTTGTTTAACTTAGACGTGAGTTTGGTTACTGAAGCATTAATGGAGTTTCATTAAAGTC contains these protein-coding regions:
- the narf gene encoding nuclear prelamin A recognition factor isoform X1; the protein is MPVCVFLTSQRTVGGKMSEAASAKRKEKCENCTKQCNKKNDGVVATAEEHHEANGEASGDSQPLLSACLSCDGCVSEEESLKIGQQNLEELNRILALNKKCDAAEHKVLVVSLCPQSLPFFAVKFDLDIAEATRKLCGFLKSLGVQYVFDTTVAAGFSILESQREFVQRYRRRHHDSQALPMFTSSCPGWIRYAERVLGNLVTPHICTARSPQQIMGCLVKDYISQQQKLSAEKVFHVVLAPCFDKKLEAVREEFYSSLLDSRYVDCVLTSAEVYDMMERRKVSVAELDSVPLDHVLGEEGDTAPVRYEGRTSEGFLEHVFKHAAKELFGLDVTEVTYKTLRNRDFQEVTLERDGETLLQFAAVYGFRNIQTLVQRIRKGRVPYQLVEVLSCPGGCLSGRGQAGGDAAGRPDKALVQQMEDAYISLPVALPEVNPLLHTLYQEWLEGQDSAQAGATLRTQYRDLSHAPTPHMQW
- the narf gene encoding nuclear prelamin A recognition factor isoform X2, producing the protein MSEAASAKRKEKCENCTKQCNKKNDGVVATAEEHHEANGEASGDSQPLLSACLSCDGCVSEEESLKIGQQNLEELNRILALNKKCDAAEHKVLVVSLCPQSLPFFAVKFDLDIAEATRKLCGFLKSLGVQYVFDTTVAAGFSILESQREFVQRYRRRHHDSQALPMFTSSCPGWIRYAERVLGNLVTPHICTARSPQQIMGCLVKDYISQQQKLSAEKVFHVVLAPCFDKKLEAVREEFYSSLLDSRYVDCVLTSAEVYDMMERRKVSVAELDSVPLDHVLGEEGDTAPVRYEGRTSEGFLEHVFKHAAKELFGLDVTEVTYKTLRNRDFQEVTLERDGETLLQFAAVYGFRNIQTLVQRIRKGRVPYQLVEVLSCPGGCLSGRGQAGGDAAGRPDKALVQQMEDAYISLPVALPEVNPLLHTLYQEWLEGQDSAQAGATLRTQYRDLSHAPTPHMQW
- the cybc1 gene encoding cytochrome b-245 chaperone 1 homolog, whose translation is MGYMTVEEHSSTMLHLRRSPGIRSWSLLVGITSIGLAAAYYSSDSLLWKLFYVAGCLFVAVQNMEEWEEAVFDKGSRRIELKTFSLYALILTLWRRGHEIVVLDLEHLRDVCVQEEKVRYLGRGYVLVLRLATGFSYPLTQSATMGGRSDVEAVGALLKRFLGVEELQRRMKQEEDDALVEEEEEDLDHSSDSQDEPLTAQ